The Plasmodium coatneyi strain Hackeri chromosome 5, complete sequence DNA window CACGCAGGGATGAAAAGAACAGATCGTAAATTAGTGGAAGATTTATTTTCGGATAGGCATTTACAGGTGCTGGTATCCACAAGCACCCTAGCGTGGGGAATAAACCTTCCTGCACATACAGTCATCATTAAAGGAACAAGTGTATATAACATAAGCGTAGGTGACTTCGATGAGTTGTCCCCAATGGATGTGCTCCAAATGGTAGGAAGATCAGGACGACCTCAATATGATAAGAGTGGAAAGGCAGTCATCATAACGGAGCACAAGAATTTGCAGCTTTACTTATCTCTAAATAATGAGCAGCTTTGCATTGAATCCACTCTGATGAGGAACATAGTGAATGTAATTAACGCAGAGATTGTTCTGAGGAACATTCAGAATTTTAAGGAAGCAGTGAACTGGTTCAGATACACGTACCTTTACATTCGCATGATGAAGAATCCAAAACTGTATGGCGTTCTCCCCAAGGGTGAAAAAGCGGACCACATATACACAGATCAGGGTAAGGAGCATAACATTTCTGACCTGTTCAtgcaaaaattgaacaaaaaaatttacaacatTATATACTCTGCTTTCGTAACGCTGGAAAAGTACGACCTGATCAAATACAATAAGAAGCTAAACACGGTGAGCAGCACGTATGTAGGAAAAATCAGCAGTTACTATTATGTGGACTACCGGTCGATAGATCTGTATAATAAGAAGCTGAACAAACATACGAATGAGACGGAGTTGTTGAAAATTTTCGGAATGAGTGACGAATTTAAACATATCTTCGTgagggaggaggagaaagtgGAGCTGTCAATCATAATGGAAAAGCTACCGATCCCGTTGAAGGAGGCAATAAGCATTCCCTACACGAAGATTAACATTCTTCTGCAATTGTACCTGTCTAATGTGACCCTAAATGGGTATGTCATAAACGCGGACCtaatatacatacaacaGAATGCGTTGCGAATTTTTAGAGCCTTTTTCGAAATATCATTGAAAAAGAATTCTTACCATTTAAGCGCAATGACACTGaagttttgcaaaatggtggaaaggaaaatgtggGCCACCATGTCACCGTTAAGACAGTTTGGTCTGCTTAGTAACGAGCTCATCCGAATTattgagaagaaaaacatcACCTTCAGGAATTACCTAAATATGAGTCTGAATGAATACATAACCATATTTAAGAAtaagaaaattgcaaaaaatgtatacaaatTGGTTCACCATTTTCCGAAAATTGAGCTAAACGCGTATATCCAGCCGATCAATCATCGGATGCTGAAGGTAGAACTGAATGTTACGCCAGATTTTATTTACAATCCGAAATATCATGGCCACTTTATGTTATTTTGGGTGTTCGTTTTTGACATATCTAGTGAGAGTATGTTGCATTACGATTTGTTTAGCTTAAAACGGGGCGGCATGACTAGCACGGTCAATATGAATTCGATGAATGCATCTTCACAGATGCACCGTGAGGGGGACCATACAGGAGGTGACACGCTGGATGATCACCTGCTGACTTTCTTCGTACCGATAAATGAAAATCCCTTTTACATTGTGAAGGTAGTTTCAGACAAATGGTTGGAATGCGAAAGCACCATAAATTTATACCTAAAGGATATAATTCTACCGTCGAAGATTTCCTTCTCGACGCCGTTGCTCGATTTGCAGGCACTGCCAGTAAACGCCCTCAAGTTTGAAGACGCAAAGCAATTTTTCCACAGCAGAAATGTGACCCATTTTAATCCAGTACATACGCAGATATTTCCATCCGTCTACGAAATGGGTGGCAATGTAATAATATGCAGTTCCCCTGGTAGGTACTACCTAACACCAGCTGAGTTTGCCATCCTACGAATGATTCGTTCTGTGAAGGAGTTACACACCTACCTTAGGaggtatataaaaaaggaggaggacctTTACAAGATTGTTCGTGATAAGAGTATTGCCAGTATGGCTTACAACAACCCAATGGACTTCATCAAAATAGTTTATGTAGCCCCGTTGGAGGAAATTGTTCTGAAGACGTTTGAAAACTGGACCCATTTTTCCAACTCCTTTGGGATGAAAATGGCAATACTGACGGGCGACGTACAGGTGGATACGAAAGTGTTACAAAGGAATAACATCGTTCTGTGCACCCCGGATAGGTATAATAATTTGtctaaaaaatggaggaggaagaaaatttttcaatcggtaaatttatacatatttgaTCATATGGAACTGTTAGACACGTTGGAGGGGTCAATCATGGAGGTTCTGATCAGCCGGGTGAGGTACATAGCAACGCAGCTGGACTTGGGCAAATCCCAGCGGGGCAAGAAAGGCAGCACAAGCACAGGTTCTGCATCGACTGACGCAAAGTCGAAACTGCCTCCCTTCGTTGACCTCAACCTGGGGGACGACAGAACGAAGGACAAGAAAGGAGCATCCTCCGACGCTGCTCAGAACCTTAACAAAATGCAACACCTGACCATGGACGATGTTTACGAAAACATTGGGGTGAATAGAATCGTGTGTCTGTCCAGCTGTTCCGTTAACAACTGCAAAGACGTTGCCGAATGGATCGGGTGTAAGAAGAGCGATTATTACAATTTCCTCTCCAGTGTGAGGAGTATTCCGATCGAAATTTACCTGCACGCCGTCAGCATCATGAACAAGCAGAATAGGTACCTTTCCATGCAGAGGCAGGTATACCAGACGGTtcgaaaattgaaaaggaagaacgcAATCATCTTCGTGACGGAGgataaaatgtgcaaaacgTTGGCCCTCGATTTGGTTCTTTCTGCCTGTAATGACGGGTTCAGTTTCTTCTCCACCATCGGAGGGTCCACCTTAAAGGAGAATTTGCAGGACCACATTAACGATAGGATGCTGGTGGAGTTGCTCAAACAGGGAGTGGGTTACCTGTATCGAAACATGAGTGAGATGGAGAGAAAAGTTGTAGAAGCGCTCTTCGATAAGAAGGCAATTCAGTTACTGATAGTGGCCCACGACTACGTGTATCGGTTGAACGTTTATGGAAATGTGGTAATCCTGTTAGACACAATAATAACGCACTTCGatggaaaggaggaagattaTTCCATTCAGAGTGTGTTGCAAATGCTCAGTTATGCAGGTCGGGAAGGAGAAGACACAAAGTCGTttgtttacatatatacctacatcacgaagaaggaatattacAAGAATTTCATTTACGAACCGCTGACTGTAGAGTCGAACATAGAAGATTACCTTCCAAACTTTTTGAACAACGAAATTGTGATGAGTACAGTAGAGACGTATCAGGATGCTATCGACTGGATCACGTGGTCCTTTTTCTACAGAAGAATTAGGAAGAACCCAAATTATTACGGTCTGAAGGGGGTATCCAATGAGCACATATCCGACTACCTGTCTGAGCTGATTGAAAGCAACATTGAGTTACTCTCCTTTGCGAATTGCGTGGCGGTCGAATCGGGGGAGGACAAAAAATCACGCAATGGAATGTTGCATAGTGGGGAAGGTGCTAGTAGTGGTTCCGTCTCCATTAAGCCGTGCAATCTGGGAATCATTGCGTCATACTACAATCTGGACTACCACGTAATTCACTTCTTTAATCAGTACGTGTTATCCCTGAAGGGGCTGAAGAAAAACAGGATAATGGAAATTGTGTGCCTGTCCAGTGTCATGTCTGAGGTGGTAAAAATGAGCAACTACGATGTGATGCTGTGCGTGAAGATTGCCCAGACGTGTAACATGAAGGTCACCTCGGAGTTCTTGAAGCTTTCCATAAGTACTGAATCCGTTACGGGGAAAAATGGCCTACTCCCGTCAGGAGACGACCCAGATGGAGCATCAGATCacctgaacaagtcaggcgaaaatgacaaaaaagaGCAATACATAAATCtggtaaattttatttccaaCCCGGTTTATTTTACGCCCCATTTGAAGGCACTAATCATTCTGCAGGCACACATCCATCGTTATAGCATTCCGATGAACTACGTGGAAGAAACGAAAAGGGTTTTGCAGAAAACGTTTAAGCTGATCAATGCACTTATAGACGTGATCAGCAGTAacaacattttaaatttctgCCTGTTCGTTATGGAGATATCGCAGATGTTGACGCAGAGCATGAGCAGCACGGACGAGTCCAACCTGATGCAGTTACCACACTTCGACGAtgatttaattaaaaaggcgAAGGAGTTAGAGATAGCAGATGTGTATGACCTGATCAATGCGGAGGACGAACAGAGAGAGGAGCTTCTAAACCGACTGGATGAGAAGCAGAAGAGCGAAATTGCTAACGTGTGCAATATTTTCCCTGTCATTGAGGTGCACTACGATATCGACctggagaaaaaatacaaagtgAATGAAATTGCCACGCTGAACTTAACTGTAGAACGGGACTTGGTGCAAGACGATCCGGACTCCTCTGCCAACTGTTTTGCACACTCTCTGTACCTCCCCTTCGAGAAGGAGGAACTATGGTGGGTCGTCATtggtattaaaaaaatgaacctcCTCCTCTCTATAAAGAAGCAGCCTCTGGTAAAAGCCGTTAATAACGTGAAGGTGAACTTTGAGTTGCCCGACCAGCCCGGCCGCTACGATGTGGTCATCTACGTCATAAACGACTGTTACGTGGGCTGTGACCAGGAGTACGAGTTTGCCATTCAGGTGGTGGCGTGATGAGCAGACGGGCAGGACTAGACGAAAGGGTTGCTTCGTCTAGTTGGGGTGGACCACTATTACATTGGTACACATGTAGTAGTGTTCTGGATTGCACTTGGAGGCACCCATtgggggatttttttttttttttttttttaaacatgcCAACCTGGTGGGTGACTTCCTCCGTGGAGCTCACTCCAACTGTGCAGGGGAAAACCGTGTCCCTTTTGCAGttctttcaattttacaaaaaaaaaaaaataataataaaacaaaataaaataaatgaagtgATAATGGGGGGTAACTCCTACGTTGGTACGCATATAAAGgtatatgttcatatgaGGGGGTACTTCCACGGGCCAGCTCAGTCGAAGCTACTTCGGGATGGGCTGCCCACGACTGATCGTTTCGTAAAAGTTCTTGAAGAGGGAGTTGCATTTCTTATCATCATTGTGCAGGTGCATGCAGTAAAACAAATTCGAATAGTGATCATTGAAAAGTTTGGAAAAGTGGACGTTGTCGTTGTTATTGGTAGTGCAGTACTTGTAGCCCACCACCTTAAAGGACTCAGTTAAAAGgtctttgcattttttctctccttcgtCTAGTAAGTGGTCCACATCATACTTGGCATGATCAGGGATAGTGCTTCCCAAACACATAAACCGCTTTATATCGTAGAAGGAGTCATTCTGTTTTTGTGTGTGGTACTTTGCTTGGTTGTAGAGGGAGGGTGACTCGGGTGACTGGTGGATCACGTCACTGAGCTTGGAGTAGTCCGTGGTTAGTGCCATGGGTGATTAAATTATTAAATGGAAAGCTTCAGCAGCATCCTGTGTGCAGGCATACCTGCTGGTATATACGCTCAGCGGGTGGGTCTTCTTGGGGCTGTTCCTCGGGGGGTGGTAAAAGGAGAATCACTTCTTTACCTTTCTACGTGGGGAGCGCAACTGCGTGGGATTTGTCGAAATGGGCAAAGTgtcgatgaaaaaaaaaaaaattttttaagttaaaaaaagaggaaaaaaaaataaacatggaagggagaaaaaaaaaaaaaaaaaaagcagttcCACCCCCACGGGCAGTCATGCACGTATTTGCGCATCGTGTACCTCCACGCGGCGTAACGATTTTTCTGCGGAGCGATTTTTTTTAGGCGTGGCCTCTACAGGAGAtgagaaaaatttaatagtGCCCCCCCAAATTGTTGCCATTTGTATTTGCCTTTCCTGCGTTACAtgctttttgtttttgttttattttttccctggGAGATATATAAACTGGAATGTAGCGGCCGAGCTGAAGGCGCAACGGGGAAGagcgaagaggaagaagcaaagcaAACCAAACCAAACCAAACCGGGAGGGGCTGCATAGATAGCTACGTCACTCACGTAGGAAGATATGTGGATCCTCCCCCAAGCAACACTTGCTCGGTTTAATTGCTCGATTCACTTGGTACCATAGTGAGCCTCGGCCCAGCAGTACTACTTCTACGTGAAGAGTTaccaaaaagtggaagaaaaggcaACCGTGAGAGAATCAAATAGCTGTGTTTGTTCCCGGGTCAGTGGTCCTAAGGGAGCAAACCGAGCATATCCCACTGCAGGAagtttaaaaggaaaagcccCCTGTGGGCAGGAGAAGAGAATCCCTTAAAGAATGCCATTTTGACGTACAATCCATTCTTGCGGAGTGAAAACGTGGTGCGTCCAGCCGCAGAGCATCTATATCACATTTGGGTGACCACTCAGTAACGGACAGAAGAAGGGTGGAGGAGAGTGTTACAAAATACAGTCATCCTGCTAGCCCACCTGTTCGATAAAGTCAAACGTAtgtcaaaatggagaaggaggagagtTACAAAACGTCGGAAAAGTACGAAATATGTACGAGTTTTGAAAACATAGGAATTGACGAAGGTTTGTTGAGGGGAATTTACGCATACGGATTTGAAAAACCTTCTGCCATTCAGCAGAGAGGTATCAAGCCAATTTTAAGTGGCAGAGATGTTATTTTGCAAAGTCAAAGTGGGACAGGAAAAACTTGTGTCTTTGCAGTGGGTGCTCTAAATTGTGTTAACCGTAATTTGAGTGAAACGCAGGTGATTATACTATCGCCTACAAGAGAGCTAGCAGAACAGACACAGAAGGTGTGTCTAGCCCTAGCAGATTATATACACGTAACTATATACTGTTGCAtcggagggaagaaaatgagtgACGATATAAAGGCCCTAAACAACGGAGTGCATATAATTAGTGGTACTCCAGGGAGAATTTACCACATGCTAAACTTGAGGCACTTAAAATGCAAGTACATAAAACAGCTAGTGATTGATGAGGCAGACGAAATGCTAAACAAAGGATTTAAAGAACAGGTCTACGACATTTATCGTTTTTTGTCACCGAATACACAGATCGTACTTTCGTCAGCCACACTTCCACAGGAGGTGTTAGAAATAACAAATAAATTCATGCACAGGCCTGTGAAAATATTAGTAAAAAGAGATGAACTAACTttagaaggaataaaacaattttttgtatcGATAGAGAAGGAACAGTGGAAATATGAAACGCTCGCTGATTTGTATGAAAGTTTGACGATCACCCAAGCTGTTGTTTTTTGTAATACTAAGATGAAGGTAGATtggttaacaaaaaaaatgcaggaGGCGAATTTTACCGTTTGTAAAATGCATGCAGGGATGAGTCAGAGTGAGCGAGACGATATCATGTTAAAGTTTAGGCAGTGTAAATTCCGTGTCCTTATATCAACGGATATTTGGGGAAGGGGGCTGGACGTACAGGAAGTTTCCCTTGTCGTAAACTATGACTTGCCCAACTCGAGAGAGAGCTACATTCACCGCATCGGGAGGAGTGGTCGATTTGGCAGGAAGGGTGTTGCCATCAactttgttaaaaatgacgACATAAAAATTCTTAGGGATATCGAGCAGTACTACTCCACGCAGATTGATGAGATGCCTATGAACATCACAGAGCTGCTCTAGGGGGAACCTTTCGGAAGGGTTTCATTTTGCGTTAGCTAgctaatttgttttttttttttttttttttttttttttttccattttcacctgaacgggtcatatttttttttttttttgcaactcaATTTGTTAACATGTGATTGCCACTGAGGCATTCCCTGCGTCGTAAAGCTAATAAAGCGATGTAAACAATAccttgggggggaaggataAAATTGCTCATCCGCTTATGTTTGGGTTGCCCTGTCCAGGTGCACCACGGGCACCACGTCAACGCTGCTGATCTGCATGTGTGCTTTTCCACTCACGACAAAAGCACGGAAccaggggaaaggaaaatcccCCAAGCGTTGCCCCGTCGTTTGTTCTTTTGCCAAGCACGCAGTCGGTGGAAGAGACGGCCGTTTGGGTGACTTACACAGGgaggttattttttttttccccataaTGCGGGAAGACCATTCGTGCAGAACATTTCAACCTTTTGGcacattccctttttaagcCGCTTTTCTGTGTGCACACGtgtgttttcattttagtgCTTATGTTTTTTCTGCCCATGTAGTAAACTACGTCCACCACGGGAAATACCACCGTGAAAAATGACCATGCCAAGGGGGGGATTCCTAAAAGCtgtgtttttcctcctgtgTGCTGCGCTCTGGGATGGGCGTTTAGCCCCCTGGGAGATGTGGCCACACAGTTGTGTCCCCCTGTTGAGTGTTAAAGGAAGAACCAATGTGAGCCGCTTTTACGCAGCAGGGAAGGTCATATATGGGTTGAAGGAAGACAGAGACTTTAGTGTGTATGCCCAATTTTGTTACAGTAGGAGTGGGcgcacaaaggaaaaaaagggagtgcTTATTCTGACCAGCTCGTACATCCCCAATGGGAAAATGTTAATCCTGAAGCAGACGGAGCAGGAGATTAACAAGTACATGAATGGGAAGGACGGAAAGACGTGTGCAGACTTAGAGGGGAAAGCTTTGTTTGTCCACCCATTTGGGAGCACCCCCCAAGGGAATTTACCCAATTCGTATTCCCTTTATGAGGAACATATCGGTGACCATTTGAAGGGAACCCAGTTGAACTTTGTCCTACTCGCTTGTGGACGCCACGTGAAGAATGCCTACAAAATTGAGTTCCGAAATAATACGCACTTTTTGAGGAATCATTTTTCTTGCGAGGATCAGGGTGTGCAATATTGAAAGAGCAATGGAGAAGGCGCGTTGCTGTCTTGCCAATTCTGACTCTGCACCTGTGTATGTTTGTCCCAATTTAGCACACCTTTACCACCCCTCACCCCCGTAGGGCTCATCGAGATCCACCTTCTCCTGGTGGTCATCTTAGGCGTCCTCTCCCTTGCATACAAATCGAAGCAGGAATCGTTAAGGAGAGCACACAGCGCCCTGAAGGAAGGCGTCCACATGGCTGCAATCTTTTTTGTCCTCTCTAATATATGCTACctcatacatatattcttttatGCGTTCAACGGGACAGGGTTCACCTCACTGAAGGTGCTCAGTCAGATAGGTGAATCCATTTACGACTGCTTCGTGGTgaccattattttttacattatgTGTTGCACAGTCGATAGAGAGAAACGGAGGGAAGACACTTTTCGAACTTCGCTCAGCTATGGCGTCCTCAAATTTGTGTACCTTCTGGTGGAAATGCAAAACCAGCAGGAGTTGAATCTCTACGCATCTTTGCACTCAGGTTGGGGAAGAGCAAAACATGGTGCCGTTACTTCCCACGTGGTGAATGTATCCACGCGTTCCTACCCTTTTACCATTTCATGTCGATTCATTcatccacacacacacacatacacatatacaaatatacacCTTTGTGCAGTTGTAGCTCTACCTTTTGTGGTTTACCGCGTGATCATAGCAGGTGCAGATTTGCTTCTCCACCGTAGCGTTTCACGTTATCGGGGGAGGGAGAGTACTTCCCATGTTATGTCACCTGTCCTCACCTAATATGTTGTAACCTGTTCTCTTTCATTCCTCCCTCACGTCAGCAAAGATTTACGAAAACTACAAACGACTGCTGATGGAGAAGACCTCGAGGGAGGAGACTTTCTTCATATCACTTCACATGTTTTTGTTAGTTCATTGGGGAGGGGTAACTCACTCAGGGGGGTTATCCACTGACGTGCGTGTGGCAGTGCTTCCCTGCCTTTACAGACGCTCCCCCTCCTTCACGTAGAAACCGTCCCCTCAACACTGCAGATACAACCTCTGGATTTTGTCCATCCCGGCGTACTACCTGTTGATGAGCAAAGCTTCcgtgtaaaaaatgggag harbors:
- a CDS encoding Eukaryotic initiation factor; translated protein: MEKEESYKTSEKYEICTSFENIGIDEGLLRGIYAYGFEKPSAIQQRGIKPILSGRDVILQSQSGTGKTCVFAVGALNCVNRNLSETQVIILSPTRELAEQTQKVCLALADYIHVTIYCCIGGKKMSDDIKALNNGVHIISGTPGRIYHMLNLRHLKCKYIKQLVIDEADEMLNKGFKEQVYDIYRFLSPNTQIVLSSATLPQEVLEITNKFMHRPVKILVKRDELTLEGIKQFFVSIEKEQWKYETLADLYESLTITQAVVFCNTKMKVDWLTKKMQEANFTVCKMHAGMSQSERDDIMLKFRQCKFRVLISTDIWGRGLDVQEVSLVVNYDLPNSRESYIHRIGRSGRFGRKGVAINFVKNDDIKILRDIEQYYSTQIDEMPMNITELL